The Nicotiana tomentosiformis chromosome 9, ASM39032v3, whole genome shotgun sequence genome contains the following window.
ATTTTCATTGCATCAAATTCCCACAACCAAATTCCTGTTGCAAAGGTAAAACTACTGATGCCATACTCTATGTTCAGTAAGCCCTTTAATTCAATACCTCTGCATATCTCTAAAAGTGAAAAGTAACAAACGAATTAAAAGACAAAAACAAAACATTTCACTTCTCCTTCAATTTGGGGTTGTTTGTTTtagcttcctttttttttttgtttctctaTATTATGTGCATGGTTAAGATTTTGAAGCACTAAATTTAAGGTTGGTTCCACATTTTAACTAAACATATTCAAGATTGCTCCTATTTTTGCGTGTGCTTTCATTTTTCCTTGAATGTTTTTTAGGATCAAGAATGTAACTTAACATATTCAAGATTTGTTCTTTTTTCCCGGTTTTGTTCATTTCTCAAAAAAGGGATCATTTTTTCAACCTGTAAGAGTCATTTGGTGTTTCTTAAGTTGAAAAATGCCAGACATTGAAGTGCTTGTGAATGATTTTGTTGCAAAGCTCAGCAAACGGTTAGTATAGTTATAGTATTTTTTTCTTAACTGAATTAGACTTTTTATTTCTAATTTTGTTTGAATTTAGCTGAGTAATCTGCTTTTGTTTATGGATATGATAGTAAGGTTGAAGGGTCACAAGCAACTGCTCGGTTAACGGCGGAGTTGCTTCGTTCCGTAGTTTCATTGCAAAGACTGCCACCTATCAATCCAGCTGCAGTACTTATTGAAGCTGTGAGGGATATAGGCGTAAAGTTAATCGCTGCTAATCCAGTTGGTAAGTATTTTATCTGCTCTTACAAATATGAGGATCCATTTTGTAGaaatttgatgttccagaatgaaATTCTCTCGTTATTTGTAGTTTATGATTTATCCAATCCTAGTTGGTAGTGGGGAACTCCGAGGCCAAAGTCATTTTTAATGCATATATTTTAGAATAGGTCATTTGCTGTGGTGAGAATTCCGCATGTCCTTTCATATTTCTTTCTCGTCATAAAAAGGTGAATTTTTATGTCAAGTAGGTCACCAAAAAATCttgtcattaagggtaaaatagagATGATAGGTCTAAATAATTTCTAAATACAGATATATGACAATCTTTTTGGGGAcaaactaaaaaagaaagtatGTCATCTAAAATGAGACGAGGAGTACTAATTGCTGTGTAGATTTTCTGCATTTAGAATTCTATACGTGGAAAACATTCAGGACTTCCATAATGAGATTAGAAGTGGTCATCTTCCTCTATTGGTACATCTACTAGAAGCTTCACTGTTATTCACACATATTAAGGCTATTCTTATGTTCGTTCCATATGTTCAAACTTGTTCCAGCATATAAGGTGTACTTCCGCACATCTTCTTAGGCATGGAAGTCATCACTCATTCGTCGTCACTCCACTTACTAGAGGATTTATGTACATATACATTTATTCATAGATATCCTTTTAAACCAGATAGATGTGTTCTCCAGATCGTTGGTTCAGTGACAAGGATTATCAACAATACTTCAAATTGAGAAGTCATACAGAATTAATGACCTTTAATAAAAGCACTCCAAAATCCAGATTAAGTAATCATATTTGTTATGCGAAGAATAATATAACCAAATTTGATGAAATTGCAGAGCTTGCTGTTGGAAATATTGTTAGGCGTGTTCTTCATATTATCCGGGAGGAGGATCTTTCTCTTTTGGCCAGTAAAACGGGCGACTTAGATTTATCAGCTGCAAGTGATGATGAAGGAACCATAAACCACGACTGTGACCCAATTCAGTCTGCTGCTGCAGCTAAAAGTTTTTTACGACCTCCCTCATTGCATGCACTTCTGGAGAATATGCCGGATAAAGCTTTACCGAGTAACATATACACCTCCTCTTCAGGTGGAGATTCTGAAGAGAAAAGCAAAGGTAAGCGCTCCTGTGCTACATGATTTTAAAGTAATTTATAACAGCAATCATTTGTTAGTTTCAGTACTGAATTATCTGTTATTCTGCGTTGCAGCTGATAAACTTGCCAGAACTCGGAAGTTAAAACATGATGTCATTGAGGCAATTAACATATTAATTGAAGATATTGATACTTGTCATGAGCTGATCGCAGAACAGGCAGTTGAGCATATTCATCAAAAGTATTCACCTTTCGCAGCATACTAGAAAATACGTCTGTATTGTGTTATGTATACTGGATATCTTTTTTTGTTTTAAATTAGTAATGCATACTCCATATTTTATCTAATGAACTTACACATTCTCTCACATCAGTGACAAATCTATGTTCGGAAAGTACTTTGAAAATGTCAAATTTAGGTTGGTAGCCTagacattttttaaaatttatggtggatggCCTTCTTCACATTGCTCTAGGATGATAAAGTTTCAATCCTAATTGCAGCTCAAATGTCCTTTGCTGTTTCGACTTTCACCTCTAATGTATTTATTTGTACTTTTctcgataggaaggtgtggaggtcaagAATTAAGGTTAAAGGCTGATAGGTAGTCGAGAGTTTCTCCTAGTCTTAgcggtagtagtagtagtagtagtagtagtagtagtactaTTCGGGTATTTTCTTATTCTTAGATCTTTATTATTACTGGTATTTCATTTGCTTCTGTTATCTTATTaccttgttgttgctattgtttgtTGCTTCCTTCTCACTgtttcttgagccgagagtctatcagaaatagcctctctaccttcacaaggtgagaataaggtttgcgtacacattacccccttccccctccccaaaccccacttgtgggattacactgggtttgttgttgttgttattgttgtttttggttgCATATAGTTGGATAGTTGTGGGAAACATGTTTTTTTCTAATCAAAATGTGATAGTTCGTTAACAAATGCAATTTTTTCAGTGAAGTAATACTAACATTAGGTAGTTCAAGAACTGCCTTGGAATTCCTCTGTGCCGCAAAAGAGAGAAAACGGTCTTTTCGGGTGGTTGTTGCAGAGGGTGCACCAAGGTTTGTTGTGGAGTATTCTGCAATTTCCAAGAAATAAACTAATCTTGAACTTATTTTTCATTTTAACCGTGAACTTTCCCCTCTCTGTCTGTGCTTGATCAGGTACCAGGGGCATGCTCTTGCAAAAGAGCTGGTAGGAAGAGGTCTACAAGCTACAGTAGTAACGGATTCTGCTATTTTTGCAATGATTTCTAGAGTAAATATGGTAACTTTCTGGATTTGCTATTTTATGCCTACGATCAATCTATACTTGGACTACCTGTCCTTAGAACTCTAACCTTGTTGTGTAGGTTATTGTGGGAGTTCATGCAATGATGGCCAATGGTGGTGTCATTGCACCTGTTGGTATGAACATGGTTGCACTTGCAGCTCAAAAGCATGCTGTTCCATTTGTAGTAGTTGCCGGCATTCACAAGGTATCTGAGCTTTACTGGCTCTTCCATGTATTTAACTGTCAAAAAGGTTTAATTAAGGGGAGGGAGAAAAAAGATCGAAATCTTGTGAGGTATCAGACTTGTGCTGTCCAGCCATTTAAGTGGCTGTTGCTTTTAACTCTTAACAATACGCAGTTTTTATGCATCTTGCTGATAGTCACTCCCGAACTGGAAGGCATCTGATAACACGGCAAGACCTCCGTTTTTCTGGTTTGCTAAATCATGTTAAGAACCTTGAAATGCTGTGGAAAATATGATTCTGTTCTCTTGACATTAGGCTTTGCAAACCCTTGAATTTGTTACAAACTTTTACTTTTGCCGCTTAATATACACTCTTTTTCTACTTTTGGCTGTATTTATCACCAGTTTATCCTTTTTAACTGTCTTGTTTCTGTTACAGTTGTGCCCTTCATATCCACACAATCCAGAGGCTTGCCTTAATGACATGAGATCCCCTGCTGAACTTCTGGAGTTTGGGCAATTTTCCAACTGCATGGATTTTGGAATGGATAGTAGGGCTCCTCTTGTTCAAGTTGTCAACCCCGGTTTTGACTACGTGTTACCTGAGCTTGTTAGCCTTCTCATCACCGACATGTAACGACACTTCACCATTTTTTATATTAGAATTTGGCTTGCAACCATAAATACGCCGCAATCCTAAAATAATACATTAATGAAATGTACAAGTCAAAAAAGATgggttattttgaaattattctcaAGATTTAAGGGGGAACATAGGGAGAATTTGCAACGTATTATTTTACCACGCTAGGGATTAATCAGCAGTTTTATGATAATAATACTTGCTACATCTTTCTGATTGCAGTGGAGGCCATAACCCATCATATATGTATCGGCTCATTTCCGACTACTACTCAGCTGATGATTTTGATTTACAAGGGAAACAACGTAAATGAAGGTGATTGGAGTAGAAGTCACAGCGAGATATGGCTTTCTTACAATGAAGAATGTTGCTGTACATCTTGACTCAAGCTTGGGCCAGTTGTTGATGGCTGCAGAGTGTGGAACAGATGGGACTGAGATTGACCAAAAACCAAATGCAAATTGTTAAGCTTTTGCTATGTGGTTGTTCTGTTTTTTCAAGGATAGCTCTAAGTGAGCTCTAGCTGAAATACTCTTCATCATTACTGTAGTCTGTTCAGTCTATGTGGGCGTTTGGATATAAGAATCGTAaaattcccaaaaaaaaaaagtgaatttttttttcatgtgaaaatgatatttgaaaattagagttgtgtttggacatgtataaaattttgggttgtttttgaatttttgttacCTCCGGTGCGGCCTAAGACAACAGAACCATCATTTTAGGGAGATTAAAGAACATCCAACGAACCCCCGGCTTAGGGAGACCAGAAAACGCCTCTGTTTTACACCCTTTGTCCGCGACTAAGGGTAACTGGCGATCATGTGAACTTCAGAAGCAGCATCACTTTCACGGGCTTATTTATGAATAGTAGGGGTATATATGGACCagattggttcggtttttatcaaaatcaaatcaaaccaactatatcgttttggattggttcggttttgtcgagATTTTCGGGTTCTCGGggtttttgttacttaaatattatttcaatcttactttgttaagtatttgataagtaaatatatatttagtaaaaatataaaaaattgacaaacatattatcgattaaaatattgttatgggagaattctattagtaacacataatagttatttttttagtcgtctgacaataatttttcgttgatgtacactttcaggttaaccaaaattagtaattaaacataaaaatcaatatgatatctaaatattaataatcacttcatattcgaaaaagatataagaatttaatagatcttaacatatgatatgaatatggaaCAACAAAaagattgacgcatttcagttACATTTGATAAGAAAGtaatcatacaacccattatttacgGTTAATAAATATAGAgcacttcatattttattaaatatCATATTCCGTAAGagaattcaaaatatttttagatattttttaaagcaaattctatataaaatcttaaaagtatatataaaaattatatatttatgtcGGCTTGGTTCAGgtttttttttactcaataccaaaccaaaccaagtcggattttttaatcattttggtttgacttttcggtttggtgcggtttttCGATTcagtttgtacacccctagtgaatAGCATGCATTTACAGGCAAAATCTTTTTCCTCAGCTGTAAGAGAATATTTCTATATTCCTGGAAATAGTTAAGAAGTTCCTGGGCTTATTTATGAATAGCATGCAATTACCAGGCTAAATCTTTTCTCTAAGCTATAAGAGAATATTTTTGATAATCCTGGAAAGTAGTTGATCAATATATTCTTGGAAAGTAATATTATGAAAAGCATATAATCAATAAATCAAAAAGCAATGCCAAAAAATATTAAGTACTATTTTTGAGGCATCAAAATTAGTGAACAAACAAAGATGCTATAATGTCCAAGGTTCTACTTCTTGCTAAGATCAATCCCAGCCTTCTTAGCTACAGCATCAAGTCCATTTTTCTCAATGGTTTTTATGGCCTTTGTTGACAACCTCAGTTTCACGTAGCGCTTGCCTGCCTCCCACCAAATTCTCTTGTATTGAAGGTTTACAAATTGCAACTTTTTTGTCTTGTGGTTTGAGTGAGAGACCTTGTTTGCCCTGTTGGACTTCTTCCCAGTGAAGGGGCAAATTCTACCTGAAAAACAGAATAGCTTTCTTAAGTTTCTACACTATACTTATCAAAAAAGGCGCCGACACAATTGAACACAGCCCACAAAACTGTAGGAAAGCAGAGGGAAAAGCAAAAGATGCTTCAATGGAAATATTTGACTACTCTCGATCCAGAAAAAAGGTAGCCCGGTGCACAAAGTATCCGTATTCACACAGGGTCCAGGGAAGGCCGCACCTcaagggtgtgatgtagacagcctaccctaatgcaagcattagtggctgccaCGCCTCGAACcagtgacctataggtcacacggaaaCAACTTTACAATTGCTCCAAGACTCTCCTTCACTCTCGTCCCAGAAAAACATCTTAATTTTACCGATTAGCTCAAAGACTAAGTAGTTCTAGGATTAAAAAAGCGAATAAAGAATGCATCCTGACAATGACAGCAGCAATATAAAAGAGGAGTTGAAGTAAGCAAAGTTTCATTAATATACTGCTTCTAAGGCTCTGTCATAAAGTATTTTTGATCATTAACCAACAGTTTCATTACTAAACCAAAAGCCAAGAATCAAGTTAGTGTTGGACTTAACAAAAGGAGTCAACCCTTTACAGAATTGACCAAGCTGCTCTCACAACATACAAAATGTAATTTACACCAGAGGGCTAATACAATAAGACTCGAACACTAAAGAATGTTACAGCTGAAAATTTTCCTGCTAAATCTACAGCTTTCATGACACACTTTCTAAGGCTTTCGTAATTGGCTTCGACTTCAATTTCACTAGTTCGGTTTGCTAAGCGTAAGAACACAAGTGGTCAAAGAATATTCAATATTGCACAGTGCAAAAGGTGCTTTTGGGAGGTTAAAATGGATTTACCATATTCTTGATAGAGGAAAAACCTATCTGCCATAAGCAATGTAGAGCTTAGATTTCACTACTAGGCCGCAAGTTTCATGGAACGAAGAATATGCAGATGGCAAACTGCAGAATTAAAAAGCTGCCAAAAGGAAATGGCAAAAAGAATCCTGCTTATTATCAGGAGAGACAGAAAAGCGAGAAAATGGAAACTCCTTCTAAGTCCCTCAGCATTTGTCGAAAAATGAAGCTCCGCCTTTAGGCTGCTTAAAGTTAAGGGACCTAAAAACCTCAACTCCAACCAGAAGTATACCGTCTTATTATCAGTATAATATTCTTTTTGTAGCTTAGACATAAGCTCATAACAAAAATGCAAACTTTGTTAACCAAGAAATGCATCCTTTGAAGCATGATACTGTCTTTAAGATCACTTGGAAAAAAATCATTTATTGTTTCACATGAACTGGGGGTTTGGAGTTAGCCCTATATTTGAAGAAACAATAACTTCCTGATGCCATTTCTACCGTCTGTCTTTTAACAAGGTCTTCAGCTCAGAAATCAGTAATAGAGTTTATGAAGGGAAAAGGAAAGATCAGAAAAACTTCTAGCGGCCATATAAGTATCATTTCACATGAAAATCTTTTGCAGATTGTCTTCCTGCATGATCTTATATTGATGCATTCCAACTCAAACAGATGTCGACGTACAAGTGAACATTTTTCTTTTGTAATAAAGGAAGTTTcccaaattatattttttaacaGAAGTTTCCAATTATCGCTTGCCCGGGATAGACACGTAGAATCATAGAAACTACAAATCTATGCTTTTTACTGGATGTTTTACCATCAAGTGGTAATTTCATGAATTCATGCAAAAAGATATCCTAAAAATACTCTATAGCCTTTTACTTGGACAATTTGTTATGTTTTAAAATTCCGCAGTCCctaagtcagagaaaaagaaccAAGAAGGAGAAAACCAGAGATCATTTAGTATAGGAAGAAAATTATTGACAAACTTCCAAACTATGAAAATCCCCTTTATCAGTTTAATGTAGTCCGCCAAACTCTTTCCACTGCTTTAATTCTGCACACGCTGAGGGTGTCCTATCCCTATTTTCTTGTGACCATAGACAAATTTTTAAACCCATGGAATGACAACACCCCTTTAAACTCTCCTCTAGAAAGAATGCATAAGAGGTTGTTTAGATAGTAGACTATAATATGAGTTTTATTTAACACATCAATTATGAATTGTAACTATATACTATGTGAATTATAGTCAAGTGCGCAATTCATACCATggattttaagaaaataatatacTTAGTTTGCAACTGAATTAACTTTTTTTCAACTTTAGCTATGCCTTTGGATCCTCCACATTGTAAGGGACAAGTTTCATCCCTAATATGATATGTTGTTAGCACAAAAAACCTATCTGAATTCTAAACATCCAACTAGTAAATCCGGACTCTAATATGGAAGGAACAACTATTTGAATGCCAAACAACCCCGTAATGATTTAGGTCCCGTGACCCTTTGACTAGGCTGCTCCACACACTTGAAAGACTGTCTGCACTGAAATGAAAATTCATCATAGTAACATTTTAAAGTTATCGCCTTTTCTTGTTGCCCCATCCATGTTTAAAAGGAACTTACCCCGTGCACTAAGTGCTTCCTTCCTAATTCAAGGGTATAGGGAGACTAGGTGTTACCGTATACAGTCTTCACCTCGCAATTCTGCAAATAAGCTATTTCCACACCTCAAACTTGTAATCTACGGGTCACCAAAGGAGCAACTCTACAATTGCACTAAAACTCCACCACCATTCAGATAAAATTTCATGAACATATTTAATTAAGTACATACTCCATGTATTCCATTTTATGTGTCAGACTTTCCAttttagtccgttccaaaaagaatgaaacATTTCTAAATTGACAACAATTTAACTTCAAAAAATTTCATTTTATGACATGCTTTTAAGGCCACAGAAATATCCTGACATGTTTAAGAACACAAGTTCCGAATATCTTatgttttcttaaattccgtgctCGATCAAAAAATGCAATATAAATTCAAATAAAGGGAGTAAAAATTCAGATTCTCATAATCAAGTTACTTCATTAACAACCCCCAAATTCAAACACAAGGAACACTTTCTATACTCAGTGTTAGACCAAAAAAGAAGCATagcaacacacacacacacacacacacacacacaaaaaaaaaaaaaaaaaaaagggcagaGAAATTACGAGCAACAGGCTGAAGAGAAGGCTTGAAAGGAACAGAAAGTGGAGCTGATGAAGATATAAAATGGGTGCTTGAAATCTTGAGACCACTCAATTGGGAAGTTACAAAACTCAACTCTGAACTGAGTTTCGACTGTGGTAAAGAAGCCCTTTTTGTCACTGAAAATGTCCTGTGACTACTCATCACTGGTCCTCTGAGGCTTATACCTGCCACCATTGTTGCCATTTttggttccaattcttaaagttTTAATCTTTTTTGCTTCAAAAATCTTGTTTTTGATGAAAGAGTGGATAACGAAATGGATTGTGGGTATGGTTTTGTTTCTTGGCCTTTTGTTTTTGCCTATGGTGAAATTGGGAGTTTATTGCATGCGGTGCGGGTGCAAAGGATTATATTGTATGTTGCTAATTTGGAAATTCCTCCTGTCTCCTTTTTTAAAGTCCTTTTTGTTTGACACTATTATATCATATTTCTGTTTACGTgactattttttattaatttatttttaaaataatatatttttataattcgAAATAATTTAACTTAGATTCTATTTTATTCAATATGTCAAATTGTTATAGCAACATAAatgttataatatatttaaaataacaaatttcaaaagtcttgtaGCTATATAAGTTTATAATATGACCATAAGATTCAAATGTTTTCATTTGTTTCTGAAACTATCAGAAAGTTTTTAAATTACCTCACATAAATTGAAAGAATAATATATTTCACTTGTACAAGTTTGAACTACATATCACTGTCATGGCAGAGTTTAGGATTTTACTAAAAgatgtcaaaatataaaaaaaagtaaacaTACAAAGAAAATAATGAGAGTCTATCATATCCTAGATATACATAACAATAATTTGTCTAACCTAAGTGCAATTTTTTGGGAAAAGGATCACCCTTTAGCGTAAAGTGGCTCCGCCACTGTCCACCGTCCACTG
Protein-coding sequences here:
- the LOC104120788 gene encoding uncharacterized protein; the encoded protein is MPDIEVLVNDFVAKLSKRKVEGSQATARLTAELLRSVVSLQRLPPINPAAVLIEAVRDIGVKLIAANPVELAVGNIVRRVLHIIREEDLSLLASKTGDLDLSAASDDEGTINHDCDPIQSAAAAKSFLRPPSLHALLENMPDKALPSNIYTSSSGGDSEEKSKADKLARTRKLKHDVIEAINILIEDIDTCHELIAEQAVEHIHQNEVILTLGSSRTALEFLCAAKERKRSFRVVVAEGAPRYQGHALAKELVGRGLQATVVTDSAIFAMISRVNMVIVGVHAMMANGGVIAPVGMNMVALAAQKHAVPFVVVAGIHKLCPSYPHNPEACLNDMRSPAELLEFGQFSNCMDFGMDSRAPLVQVVNPGFDYVLPELVSLLITDIGGHNPSYMYRLISDYYSADDFDLQGKQRK
- the LOC104120789 gene encoding large ribosomal subunit protein bL28c, giving the protein MATMVAGISLRGPVMSSHRTFSVTKRASLPQSKLSSELSFVTSQLSGLKISSTHFISSSAPLSVPFKPSLQPVARRICPFTGKKSNRANKVSHSNHKTKKLQFVNLQYKRIWWEAGKRYVKLRLSTKAIKTIEKNGLDAVAKKAGIDLSKK